From a single Miscanthus floridulus cultivar M001 chromosome 8, ASM1932011v1, whole genome shotgun sequence genomic region:
- the LOC136468616 gene encoding uncharacterized protein, translated as MALPVQQKRLRPSINSPSKGVNLSWVPDGQSVSLDNEACATIDPPLLGNDGGQNNQSVDAAMSSLGSQEVESLSEEVSDSDTADSTYSSESAEKSIPAQGRKGRGKKPADDDVAWEEDDEEYVGINDENQYMADQQDDQEEGAADSDSFVHDDLLVDDEAGCETSEHVTNLENPTIACGVTFEDGDTFKRAIRQYAVLKEFEITAHYSEAKRYRGHCKGYKSKKKRCKWRIHASQLQDGKTWQIKKMYQKHTCATTANLEKNCMANNHWVRDRVINILRHDPTARASQMKKVLEKKYNITLSYYVVWDGMAMALEELQGKWDDSFEDVFRFKAEVERTNPGSIVDIEWALVGKKMRFTRMFVAFNSCVQGFLNGCRPFLGVDSSHLTGRWRGQLASASAVDGHNWLFPVAYGVFESESADNWQWFFEKLKVAIGSPLGLVIYTDAGKGIDKGVASVFSDGVEHRECMRHLVKNFNKRYRGVVFKKHLWPASRAYNQRHFDRHYNIMKAASPRAMQWIEDNHKHLWCRWRFSHACKCDYVTNNIAETFNSWIRNEKSLALIPLLDRIRQMIMEKQDIRRALSLRLTDKILPQVTKELHAMSRNLQYVIHRGPNNTAEIEGTTKELKTWRHTVDLESRTCSYQRWQISGLPCTHALCLIHSMRNRSVEDYVDDYFLVDKFKKAYEHVIKPMTDRNQWPEVDMGFKLWPPLLKRAAGRPRTRRIKGVEEGGKSTSQRQCKRCGQFGHMMKTCNETMYDFDAPPPAKRPRTKKTTAAATTVSTQQSQIEGAPALSQEISVAPPALTNNPSANTRSRKRAFEYAAETSPPTADMRQKKKGKRMKKDLSKKITKASKVSKTTKKKKSESMETSKIVAVSEEMTNKRINKKKLI; from the exons ATGGCTTTGCCGGTGCAACAGAAGCGGCTCCGCCCGAGCATCAATTCACCGTCGAAGGGGGTGAATCTGTCATGGGTTCCTGACGG TCAGAGTGTGTCTTTGGATAATGAGGCATGTGCTACTATTGATCCCCCATTGCTTGGTAATGATGGTGGGCAGAACAACCAGTCTGTTGATGCAGCCATGTCTAGTTTAGGTTCCCAGGAAGTTGAGTCTCTCAGCGAGGAAGTGAGTGATTCAGACACTGCTGACTCAACTTACTCTAGTGAATCAGCTGAGAAATCCATACCTGCTCaaggaagaaagggaagaggCAAGAAGCCTGCTGATGATGATGTGGCatgggaagaagatgatgaggagtatGTTGGGATCAATGATGAGAACCAATATATGGCAGACCAACAAGATGACCAAGAAGAAGGAGCTGCTGACTCTGACTCTTTTGTTCATGATGATTTGTTAGTTGATGATGAAGCTGGTTGTGAGACTTCTGAGCATGTTACTAACTTAGAGAACCCAACTATAGCTTGTGGTGTCACATTTGAGGATGGGGACACCTTTAAGAGGGCTATTAGACAGTATGCTGTTCTAAAAGAATTTGAAATTACAGCTCATTATAGTGAAGCCAAAAGGTATAGAGGGCACTGCAAAGGATACAAGAGCAAGAAGAAAAGGTGCAAGTGGAGGATACATGCTTCTCAATTGCAGGATGGGAAAACTTGGCAG ATAAAGAAGATGTATCAGAAACATACTTGTGCTACCACAGCAAATCTAGAAAAAAACTGCATGGCTAACAATCACTGGGTGAGGGACAGGGTTATTAACATCCTGAGGCATGACCCAACAGCTAGAGCTTCCCAAATGAAGAAGGTTttggagaaaaagtacaacatcACACTTTCATACTATGTTGTTTGGGATGGAATGGCAATGGCTCTGGAAGAGCTTCAAGGCAAGTGGGATGACAGCTTTGAAGATGTTTTCAGATTCAAGGCTGAGGTGGAGAGGACAAATCCAGGAAGCATTGTGGACATTGAGTGGGCTCTGGTTGGGAAGAAGATGAGGTTCACAAGGATGTTTGTGGCATTCAACAGCTGTGTTCAAGGTTTTTTGAATGGATGCAGACCCTTCCTTGGTGTGGACTCAAGCCACCTAACTGGGAGATGGAGAGGGCAACTAGCTTCTGCTTCAGCTGTGGATGGACACAACTGGCTTTTTCCAGTAGCATATGGTGTATTTGAGTCAGAATCTGCTGACAACTGGCAGTGGTTTTTTGAGAAACTAAAAGTTGCCATTGGATCTCCTCTAGGCCTAGTGATCTACACAGATGCAGGGAAAGGTATAGATAAGGGAGTTGCCTCTGTCTTCTCAGATGGAGTAGAACATAGGGAGTGCATGAGACATCTAGTGAAGAATTTCAATAAGAGGTATAGAGGTGTAGTGTTCAAGAAGCACTTGTGGCCAGCCAGCAGGGCTTACAACCAAAGACACTTTGATCGCCATTACAACATCATGAAGGCTGCATCACCAAGAGCAATGCAATGGATAGAGGACAACCACAAGCACTTGTGGTGTAGATGGAGGTTCTCCCATGCATGCAAATGTGACTATGTTACTAACAACATAGCAGAGACTTTCAACAGTTGGATTAGGAATGAAAAGTCCCTTGCCTTAATTCCTCTGTTGGATAGGATTAGGCAAATGATCATGGAGAAGCAAGATATCAGAAGGGCATTGTCACTGAGGTTGACAGACAAGATCTTGCCTCAAGTCACCAAAGAACTTCATGCTATGAGTAGAAACTTGCAGTATGTCATACATAGGGGGCCCAACAACACTGCAGAGATTGAAGGTACTACTAAAGAATTGAAAACTTGGAGGCATACTGTGGATCTTGAGAGCAGAACATGCAGCTATCAAAGGTGGCAGATTTCTGGATTGCCATGTACTCATGCTCTCTGTCTCATCCATTCAATGCGCAATAGAAGTGTTGAGGACTATGTGGATGACTACTTTTTAGTTGATAAGTTCAAGAAGGCATATGAACATGTGATCAAGCCCATGACCGATAGGAATCAATGGCCTGAAGTAGATAtgggtttcaaactttggcccccATTGTTGAAGAGAGCTGCAGGCCGTCCAAGAACTAGGAGGATCAAAGGTGTTGAAGAAGGTGGAAAGTCAACTTCCCAGAGACAGTGCAAGAGGTGTGGTCAGTTTGGTCACATGATGAAGACATGCAATGAGACTATGTATGACTTTGATGCACCACCACCAGCAAAGAGACCAAGGACAAAGAAGACCACTGCTGCAGCAACAACTGTATCCACCCAACAATCACAAATTGAAGGTGCACCAGCTCTGTCTCAAGAAATCAGTGTTGCACCACCAGCTCTGACTAACAACCCATCAGCAAATACTAGGAG tcgcaagagggcatttgagTATGCTGCTGAAACTTCCCCCCCAACAGCTGACATGAGGCagaaaaagaaagggaaaagaaTGAAGAAGGACCTGAGCAAGAAGATAACCAAGGCAAGCAAAGTGAGCAAGACAaccaagaaaaagaagtctgagagTATGGAAACAAGCAAGATAGTGGCTGTTTCAGAAGAGATGACCAACAAGAGGATCAACAAGAAGAagttgatctaa
- the LOC136475812 gene encoding uncharacterized protein isoform X2 encodes MLRLRACGGTAQASVPALVRARLARRASSAASAASTVASASSSSSALEELAAERRGLAKVVLKKGKTQIFRDGSPMVYSGAVDRIIGRPPPKSGDVVLVADGTEKPIGWGLYNSVSMFCVRLMQLEEEARRDPTCALNMERLLEARISSAVDLRRSLGLPSADTNAYRLINSEGDRLSGLIVDIFADVAVIASSAAWVEKYRQEIQFLVSKVNGIGHIKWRPSADILKEEGLDISEHKEPASPCSTVKVMENGIVYLVSLEGQKTGFYADQRENRSFISLLSKDQRVLDLCCYSGGFALNAAKGGANNVIGIDSSGLALDLANENIVLNELNHGKISFVKGDATTFMKGAISENELWDLVILDPPKLAPRKKVLQSASGMYRSLNTLAMQVVKPGGLLMTCSCSGAMTQSGMFLKTIQMLITSSCYCF; translated from the exons ATGCTGCGCCTTCGCGCTTGCGGCGGCACGGCGCAGGCGTCGGTGCCTGCGCTCGTCAGGGCCCGCCTCGCCAGGCGAGCCTCCTCCgcagcctccgccgcctccaccgtCGCCTCCGCTTCCTCCTCTTCGTCCGCCCTGGAAGAGCTCGCCGCCGAGCGCAGAG GTTTGGCAAAGGTCGTTTTAAAGAAGGGGAAGACCCAAATATTCCGAGATGGAAGCCCAATGGTGTACAGCGGTGCTGTTGATAGGATAATCGGTCGACCTCCTCCGAAATCTGGTGATGTTGTTCTGGTAGCTGATGGGACAGAGAAACCTATTGGATGGGGTCTCTATAACTCTGTGTCTATGTTTTGTGTTCGGTTGATGCAGCTAGAAGAAGAGGCAAGAAG AGATCCCACATGCGCACTAAATATGGAAAGGCTGCTTGAAGCAAGGATTTCATCTGCTGTTGATTTGCGGCGCAGTTTGGGTCTCCCTTCTGCTGACACAAATGCTTATCGCCTCATCAACAGTGAAGGAGACAG ATTGTCTGGTCTAATAGTGGACATCTTTGCTGATGTTGCTGTCATTGCTTCATCTGCTGCTTGGGTTGAGAAATACAGGCAAGAAATACAATTTCTTGTTAGCAAAGTTAATGGCATCGGCCATATAAAGTGGAGGCCATCGGCAGATATTTTGAAAGAAGAAGGATTGGATATATCAGAGCATAAGGAGCCTGCTTCACCATGCTCAACTGTTAAG GTCATGGAGAATGGCATTGTCTACTTAGTCTCATTAGAGGGTCAGAAGACAGGGTTTTATGCAGATCAACGGGAAAACCGCTCTTTCATATCATTACTTTCAAAGGATCAAAGGGTCCTTGACCTTTGCTGCTACAGTGGTGGCTTTGCTCTTAACGCAGCTAAGGGTGGTGCTAATAATGTCATTG GCATTGATTCATCAGGATTGGCACTAGACCTTGCCAATGAGAATATCGTTCTCAATGAGCTAAACCATGGGAAAATCTCATTTGTAAAAGGAGATGCAACTACATTCATGAAAGGAGCTATCTCAGAAAATGAGCTGTGGGACTTGGTAATCCTTGACCCTCCAAAGTTGGCGCCGCGAAAGAAG GTGCTACAAAGTGCATCCGGTATGTATAGAAGCTTGAACACACTTGCAATGCAAGTGGTGAAGCCAGGGGGGTTACTCATGACATGCTCTTGTTCTGGAGCTATGACCCAAAGTGGCATGTTCCTCAAAACCATTCAG ATGCTCATAACTTCCTCTTGCTACTGCTTTTAG
- the LOC136475812 gene encoding uncharacterized protein isoform X1: MLRLRACGGTAQASVPALVRARLARRASSAASAASTVASASSSSSALEELAAERRGLAKVVLKKGKTQIFRDGSPMVYSGAVDRIIGRPPPKSGDVVLVADGTEKPIGWGLYNSVSMFCVRLMQLEEEARRDPTCALNMERLLEARISSAVDLRRSLGLPSADTNAYRLINSEGDRLSGLIVDIFADVAVIASSAAWVEKYRQEIQFLVSKVNGIGHIKWRPSADILKEEGLDISEHKEPASPCSTVKVMENGIVYLVSLEGQKTGFYADQRENRSFISLLSKDQRVLDLCCYSGGFALNAAKGGANNVIGIDSSGLALDLANENIVLNELNHGKISFVKGDATTFMKGAISENELWDLVILDPPKLAPRKKVLQSASGMYRSLNTLAMQVVKPGGLLMTCSCSGAMTQSGMFLKTIQGAASMAGRKVTVLRQAGAACDHPIDPAYPEGQYLSNYLLRVA, from the exons ATGCTGCGCCTTCGCGCTTGCGGCGGCACGGCGCAGGCGTCGGTGCCTGCGCTCGTCAGGGCCCGCCTCGCCAGGCGAGCCTCCTCCgcagcctccgccgcctccaccgtCGCCTCCGCTTCCTCCTCTTCGTCCGCCCTGGAAGAGCTCGCCGCCGAGCGCAGAG GTTTGGCAAAGGTCGTTTTAAAGAAGGGGAAGACCCAAATATTCCGAGATGGAAGCCCAATGGTGTACAGCGGTGCTGTTGATAGGATAATCGGTCGACCTCCTCCGAAATCTGGTGATGTTGTTCTGGTAGCTGATGGGACAGAGAAACCTATTGGATGGGGTCTCTATAACTCTGTGTCTATGTTTTGTGTTCGGTTGATGCAGCTAGAAGAAGAGGCAAGAAG AGATCCCACATGCGCACTAAATATGGAAAGGCTGCTTGAAGCAAGGATTTCATCTGCTGTTGATTTGCGGCGCAGTTTGGGTCTCCCTTCTGCTGACACAAATGCTTATCGCCTCATCAACAGTGAAGGAGACAG ATTGTCTGGTCTAATAGTGGACATCTTTGCTGATGTTGCTGTCATTGCTTCATCTGCTGCTTGGGTTGAGAAATACAGGCAAGAAATACAATTTCTTGTTAGCAAAGTTAATGGCATCGGCCATATAAAGTGGAGGCCATCGGCAGATATTTTGAAAGAAGAAGGATTGGATATATCAGAGCATAAGGAGCCTGCTTCACCATGCTCAACTGTTAAG GTCATGGAGAATGGCATTGTCTACTTAGTCTCATTAGAGGGTCAGAAGACAGGGTTTTATGCAGATCAACGGGAAAACCGCTCTTTCATATCATTACTTTCAAAGGATCAAAGGGTCCTTGACCTTTGCTGCTACAGTGGTGGCTTTGCTCTTAACGCAGCTAAGGGTGGTGCTAATAATGTCATTG GCATTGATTCATCAGGATTGGCACTAGACCTTGCCAATGAGAATATCGTTCTCAATGAGCTAAACCATGGGAAAATCTCATTTGTAAAAGGAGATGCAACTACATTCATGAAAGGAGCTATCTCAGAAAATGAGCTGTGGGACTTGGTAATCCTTGACCCTCCAAAGTTGGCGCCGCGAAAGAAG GTGCTACAAAGTGCATCCGGTATGTATAGAAGCTTGAACACACTTGCAATGCAAGTGGTGAAGCCAGGGGGGTTACTCATGACATGCTCTTGTTCTGGAGCTATGACCCAAAGTGGCATGTTCCTCAAAACCATTCAG GGTGCTGCATCAATGGCTGGCCGTAAGGTTACGGTCTTACGTCAAGCTGGGGCAGCCTGTGATCACCCCATCGACCCTGCATACCCTGAGGGCCAGTATCTCAGCAATTACTTGCTGCGCGTGGCATGA
- the LOC136475812 gene encoding uncharacterized protein isoform X3 — protein sequence MVYSGAVDRIIGRPPPKSGDVVLVADGTEKPIGWGLYNSVSMFCVRLMQLEEEARRDPTCALNMERLLEARISSAVDLRRSLGLPSADTNAYRLINSEGDRLSGLIVDIFADVAVIASSAAWVEKYRQEIQFLVSKVNGIGHIKWRPSADILKEEGLDISEHKEPASPCSTVKVMENGIVYLVSLEGQKTGFYADQRENRSFISLLSKDQRVLDLCCYSGGFALNAAKGGANNVIGIDSSGLALDLANENIVLNELNHGKISFVKGDATTFMKGAISENELWDLVILDPPKLAPRKKVLQSASGMYRSLNTLAMQVVKPGGLLMTCSCSGAMTQSGMFLKTIQGAASMAGRKVTVLRQAGAACDHPIDPAYPEGQYLSNYLLRVA from the exons ATGGTGTACAGCGGTGCTGTTGATAGGATAATCGGTCGACCTCCTCCGAAATCTGGTGATGTTGTTCTGGTAGCTGATGGGACAGAGAAACCTATTGGATGGGGTCTCTATAACTCTGTGTCTATGTTTTGTGTTCGGTTGATGCAGCTAGAAGAAGAGGCAAGAAG AGATCCCACATGCGCACTAAATATGGAAAGGCTGCTTGAAGCAAGGATTTCATCTGCTGTTGATTTGCGGCGCAGTTTGGGTCTCCCTTCTGCTGACACAAATGCTTATCGCCTCATCAACAGTGAAGGAGACAG ATTGTCTGGTCTAATAGTGGACATCTTTGCTGATGTTGCTGTCATTGCTTCATCTGCTGCTTGGGTTGAGAAATACAGGCAAGAAATACAATTTCTTGTTAGCAAAGTTAATGGCATCGGCCATATAAAGTGGAGGCCATCGGCAGATATTTTGAAAGAAGAAGGATTGGATATATCAGAGCATAAGGAGCCTGCTTCACCATGCTCAACTGTTAAG GTCATGGAGAATGGCATTGTCTACTTAGTCTCATTAGAGGGTCAGAAGACAGGGTTTTATGCAGATCAACGGGAAAACCGCTCTTTCATATCATTACTTTCAAAGGATCAAAGGGTCCTTGACCTTTGCTGCTACAGTGGTGGCTTTGCTCTTAACGCAGCTAAGGGTGGTGCTAATAATGTCATTG GCATTGATTCATCAGGATTGGCACTAGACCTTGCCAATGAGAATATCGTTCTCAATGAGCTAAACCATGGGAAAATCTCATTTGTAAAAGGAGATGCAACTACATTCATGAAAGGAGCTATCTCAGAAAATGAGCTGTGGGACTTGGTAATCCTTGACCCTCCAAAGTTGGCGCCGCGAAAGAAG GTGCTACAAAGTGCATCCGGTATGTATAGAAGCTTGAACACACTTGCAATGCAAGTGGTGAAGCCAGGGGGGTTACTCATGACATGCTCTTGTTCTGGAGCTATGACCCAAAGTGGCATGTTCCTCAAAACCATTCAG GGTGCTGCATCAATGGCTGGCCGTAAGGTTACGGTCTTACGTCAAGCTGGGGCAGCCTGTGATCACCCCATCGACCCTGCATACCCTGAGGGCCAGTATCTCAGCAATTACTTGCTGCGCGTGGCATGA
- the LOC136475813 gene encoding ALA-interacting subunit 3-like, which produces MDSHAAGSSSGGSGDGAAQPRRNSRKPKYSKFTQQELPACKPILTPKWVISVFVLVGVIFVPIGIVSLRASQQVVEIVDRYDDACVPAGVTDKLAYIRNDSIPKACTRNLTITKDMKQPIFVYYQLDNFYQNHRRYVKSRNDVQLRDKSKASETDNCDPEAKTVDGKPIVPCGLIAWSLFNDTYNLIRNNETLSVDKKDISWKSDRDHKFGSHVFPMNFQKGPLQGGKILDSKIPLSEQEDLIVWMRTAALPTFRKLYGRIYVDLKENDTITVQLENNYNTYSFSGKKKLVLSTATWIGGKNDFLGLAYLTVGGICFFLAFAFTLLYLIKPRKMGDNSYLSWNRATLGR; this is translated from the exons AGGAGGAACTCCCGGAAGCCCAAGT ATTCCAAGTTTACGCAGCAGGAGCTTCCAGCTTGCAAGCCGATTCTTACTCCAAAATGG GTTATTTCAGTATTTGTTCTTGTTGGTGTGATTTTTGTCCCAATTGGTATTGTTTCGCTGCGAGCTTCACAACAA GTTGTCGAGATTGTTGATCGGTATGATGATGCATGTGTCCCTGCTGGTGTGACTGACAAGCTTGCTTACATCCGGAATGATAGTATACCAAAAGCCTGCACAAGGAATCTGACG ATTACAAAGGATATGAAACAGCCGATTTTCGTGTATTATCAGCTGGATAACTTTTACCAGAATCATAGGAG GTATGTCAAGAGCCGTAATGATGTACAGCTAAGAGATAAAAGTAAGGCGAGTGAGACTGATAATTGTGATCCTGAGGCCAAAACGGTAGATGGAAAGCCAATTGTGCCCTGTGGGCTTATTGCATGGAGCCTGTTCAATGATACATATAACCTCATCCGCAACAATGAAACCTTGAGTGTGGATAAGAAAGACATCTCTTGGAAGAGTGACAGAGACCACAAATTTGGGAGTCATGTCTTCCCAATGAACTTTCAGAAAGGACCTCTTCAAGGTGGAAAAATACTTGATTCAAAAATCCCG TTGAGCGAACAAGAGGACCTTATTGTTTGGATGCGAACTGCAGCACTTCCAACATTCAGAAAGCTGTATGGTAGGATATATGTTGATCTGAAGGAAAACGATACAATTACAGTCCAATTGGAGAACAACTACAACACCTATAGCTTTAGTGGCAAGAAGAAGTTGGTGCTTTCTACAGCAACCTGGATTGGTGGAAAGAATGATTTTCTGGGCCTTGCATACCTCACTGTTGGTGGAATCTGCTTCTTTTTGGCATTTGCATTCACCTTGTTATACTTGATAAAACCAAG GAAAATGGGAGATAACAGCTACTTGTCATGGAACAGAGCCACTTTAGGTCGCTGA